TAAATGATATCGATCCTCGAGCTGCTCGAGGTTCGCGAATGCGTCGTTGAACGTGTTCGTCGTGCTGGTCAAGTAGCTATTATCATTTCCCCTTAATCGATCGATCGCTTCCTGTTGTTTGTCGCTCCtctcttgaagtttagacgCACTGACGCTCAATGCTTGCACAGTACGACGTAAATTGTTCAGCTCTTCTCTCGTCAACGAGAGCTCGGCTGCTTTTCGAGCAGCATTCACACCGAGTCGTACCAGTTCTCGTTTCGTCGGTGAGTTATTAGCCTCGATGGTACCTTCAAGAGCTCGTACGGAATCGATTAACCGCCAGCTAACGGATTCACCGATGTTCTTTGTTAAAATTGTGTGCTCGGTAACATTTGCAATTTGTTGCGATAATTCAGCTTGAGCTTTCTCCAAGCTTTTTATTCGTTTGTTCAAATTTAACCATTTCTGGTTCTCATACGTGGCAACGCGCTTTTCTAACGTTACTCGTCTCTGCGTCGTCAGAGAAATTTTATGCTCAAGGTTCTTTAAACGTTCTTCGAGGCGCGTTCGATACCCTTCGTTTCGTCTCGCATAGCCATGTCTTCTCGCAAGCTTACGACGGCCGACGCTGTATTCCGTCACAGCTGTGCTTTTATAATCGTTGTTCTTTCCATTTATTTCACTGAAAGATGATACTGCCACAGGCGCAGCAGCTGCCACGATTTTTAACTCTTCATCTACCTTTTTTACCACTCCTTGCTTTTCCATCACCGAATTTCCAGCATCCGACGAAGGTGAGTCGCATTTGAGAGATTTTACCTCAATTTGAATCGAACTTAACTGAAATTTAAACACGTATCGCAACGATTAATCTAAAAATTCTGCGAATAATAGATAAAGAAGGAAtcagaaaaggaaaagaaaaagaatactATAAGCAGCAGAAAGAACGAGGCGATCCAACCACCGATATACCGAATAAAATTAATACTGTATAGCAGCTGGACGAAAACACGCAGAGATTGTCGAGCAGCTGTAGAACGATATACTGGCATCGGTTGGCCAGCTAAAGGTACAACCCACGACACATTCGAATTTACTATTGGCATTCTACGTGGACGTAAAATTGATCAATTATTAAGATTTCTGCAGCTGTCTTGATCTCTGCAAAAAAAGGAAACACGGTGAGAGGTTTTAAAGGAGGAGGGGGGAGAGAAAATGGGAGGGGAGAGTTGAGATGTAGCGGGAAATCAAGTGGAAGCAGGTGTCCGATTGGTCAGTCAGAAGCAGGTGGATTGGCGAAGATGAGCAGCTGAtggtgaaaagaaaaaaaaatggacaAACTAGGGAGAAAGTTCGAGGATAACAGAAGGACATTACCTGGCTGGCAATATCGGCGCAGCTGCGAGACAGCAGACTGAAGCGTTCTTTCACCGCAGCAATATCAACGCGAATCGTTCCAAGGACAGCTTCGATCTTGGCGATTCTACCGCCAAGATTTCGAATTCCTCTTCCGACTGCGGCTACGTCCCCCTTTAAGAGAGCAAATTCACCTTTCATACGGGACCTTTCAGCGAACTCTTCGCTCGCGTTTCTCGCACGAAGGACTTGAGCAACTTCCCCTTGTAGCTCGGTAACCGCGCTTCCTAGCCATCTTACTCGCAATCTTTCGTTTTTCGCTTCGTTCCCGTTACCGCCGTGCAGAAAGATCACTTCCTTTCTGAGAACCAACATCAACGGCAGCGAAGATTTTCTTCGTTAATTTGAAATCGATCGCGACCGTGAAATAATGTGAAAAAAATGATTTTACCTTAATTGCTTGATTTCGTTTTTAAGAACGAACAATTCTGTATTCTTTTCAATCGCTCGCTTCAAGCTTGCCTCGAGCGCGTTATAATCCTGTTGACGATGATCAAGGAGAGCCTTCACTTGTTCCCGTAGAGATCTTATCGCATCGAAGACGTTTTCATCGCCACGAATCTCATTTCGGGTAACAACCACAACAAACGTTACACATAACAGCCAGCTTTTGTCAACCATTTTTGGATACGATTCACTAAACTAGCCAAGATGCAACCGATTTGCTTCTATCAACATCAAGCGTAGCACAtggaaatttaaataatttagttTTAACATTCAATATCGAAGTGACTTATTAAATTCGTGATTGTTAGCTTCCGTATTGATTCAACCACCGAAAACTCACTGACTAACCCAGCAGCAAGAGCCCTACCAGTTTTATATCGTCCTTGTCAAGAAAGGTTGGGAGTAGACGGCATAAGGAGCAGGTGTTCGCTCGCTACAGCTAACGCATCGTGCTGGTGCATTGTCTCGTGCCTGCAAGCTGTGGCCCCAATACCACTACCATCTACGCGTATATACCGTTTACGGTCCTTTACCACTACTAGTCTCATCTCACCCACGTGCATCCACCAATCGCACTACCATATTACAACGTTTTCCAATTTCCTAATTCCTTCTTGGGACAAATATAATCaattttctatttccatttcgaCTACAATAGAAAAAATATCATCTATATATGTCTTCATAattaaaaatttgttaaattaTATTGCCACGTGACAATCTTTCGTTATTAAATGCATTTACCCAAGTTAATCGAACTTACCAGAATTAATGTACGTAAAATCTTGGAAAATAGCAAATAAAAGATAGGAGGAGTGAATGAAGTCTGAAAATCATCTGAATACTtatgcgcgcgcgcacgcgcgtATAAGgttaataatttatttaatatacaCCTCGTAACCTAATAAAAGCTTTCGAGAAAGAAACAAAACCTAAAGCTTTTCGTTTCTATCAATGGAAATTTGCGTTGCCGCTTGAAACGCATTAATTAAATTGTTCTTAACCTGAAGATGCTTCAACGATTATTACCTGTTTAGCAACCGTTATTCTACCACAAGAAAGGATATTTATCAATGATCAAGAAACGTAATTTTGCTGATCGAGATACATTTCTATTTGATACGATACCTTGTTGTGATCTATCCTTAATATAAACGACAACGATATGATCATTGGCACATAACGTGAATTTCAATAGAACTTCTATCTCATTATTCTAACTAGACTAACATTCTATGTACACA
This genomic interval from Xylocopa sonorina isolate GNS202 chromosome 18, iyXylSono1_principal, whole genome shotgun sequence contains the following:
- the LOC143431596 gene encoding protein scabrous; the protein is MVDKSWLLCVTFVVVVTRNEIRGDENVFDAIRSLREQVKALLDHRQQDYNALEASLKRAIEKNTELFVLKNEIKQLRKEVIFLHGGNGNEAKNERLRVRWLGSAVTELQGEVAQVLRARNASEEFAERSRMKGEFALLKGDVAAVGRGIRNLGGRIAKIEAVLGTIRVDIAAVKERFSLLSRSCADIASQLSSIQIEVKSLKCDSPSSDAGNSVMEKQGVVKKVDEELKIVAAAAPVAVSSFSEINGKNNDYKSTAVTEYSVGRRKLARRHGYARRNEGYRTRLEERLKNLEHKISLTTQRRVTLEKRVATYENQKWLNLNKRIKSLEKAQAELSQQIANVTEHTILTKNIGESVSWRLIDSVRALEGTIEANNSPTKRELVRLGVNAARKAAELSLTREELNNLRRTVQALSVSASKLQERSDKQQEAIDRLRGNDNSYLTSTTNTFNDAFANLEQLEDRYHLIGNNLSGDCERKAGNESTDGLRLFHVGKESRPMLVFCREGWLVVARRIDGTLDFDRNWIEYTLGFGSPVTEYWIGNEILHVLTRGNCTSLRIDMLDIYGERWRAEYESFTVESEETGYRLRVYGYTGNATDAFSYQNGMAFSTKDRDMDVSTSHCARNYHGGWWFSRCQHANLNGKYSLGLTWYRSDTNQWMPIAFSEMSLRRNSYCRSR